The following proteins come from a genomic window of Gossypium raimondii isolate GPD5lz chromosome 5, ASM2569854v1, whole genome shotgun sequence:
- the LOC105766771 gene encoding uncharacterized protein LOC105766771, with the protein MGLKLNPAGQPNLFFLLQAPSPITKYFLKSTQAPSPITKHFAGRVLVTLTANKITNRPFLISQSQSQIFSQIGKIHHFCCPFLFQHTKTQRLVRLSESLYTVKGAEDNAACVDELNRLAGSTASENSCLVADFHEAKKLDMIGKPNVWYSGRVLNRSMDSVLSGHTIYIDFDISVELNRLSRLSRLNWLSRLNQLNRLSRLIFNQK; encoded by the exons ATGGGCCTTAAATTAAACCCAGCCGGCCAAcccaatttattttttctcctcCAGGCTCCAAGCCCAATaaccaaatattttctcaagAGCACTCAGGCTCCAAGCCCAATAACCAAACATTTTGCAGGTAGGGTACTTGTAACACTAACAGCAAACAAAATCACAAATCGGCCATTTCTCATTTCTCAGTCTCAATCTCAGATTTTCAGTCAAATCGGgaaaattcaccatttttgcTGTCCGTTTCTCTTCCAGCACACCAAAACCCAGAGGCTAG TAAGGTTAAGTGAATCACTCTACACTGTGAAGGGTGCAGAAGACAATGCCGCATGTGTAGATGAGTTGAATCGGCTTGCTGGGTCTACTGCTTCCGAAAACTCATGTCTTGTTGCCGATTTTCATGAAGCAAAGAAACTAGACATGATAGGAAAGCCAAATGTATGGTATTCTGGAAGAGTCCTCAATAGAAGTATGGACTCAGTGTTATCTGGTCATACAATATACATCGATTTTGATATTTCAGTTGAACTAAATCGGTTAAGTCGGTTAAGTCGGTTAAATTGGTTAAGTCGGTTAAATCAGTTAAATCGGTTaagtcggttaatttttaaccaaaaataa
- the LOC105769123 gene encoding extensin, whose amino-acid sequence MKLFALLPQITLVVLLVIADQSIALSFASLTNVYGRQNGDVKAGFSKHSTALQSVFMKDGMEYGRSPPLYVYPPSSLPPQSPPTIRYPPPSQDYPPPIYRLPPPIQLSPPIESHPPPTQYSPPAQGRTPPTQAHSPPTQYPPPTQTHPPPTQGCTPPTQAHPPPTQFTPPTQAHPPPRQYPPPTQAHPPPRQYSPPTQTHPPPMQYSPPTQTPPRRYLPPTQAHPPPKQYSPPTQGHPPPTQTHPPPMQYPPPTQTHPPPTQAHSPPTQYPPPTRTHPPPTQGCTPPTQAHPPPRQYPPPTQAHPPPRQYSPPTQTHPPPTQTHPPPRQYPPPTQTHPPPMQYSPPTQTPPRQYPPPTQAHPPPRQYSPPPQGHPPPTQTPPQRQYPPPTQAHSPPTQYSPPTQGHPPPIQVHPPPRQYSPPIQGHPPPIQYPPPTQIHPPPTQTPPQRQYPPPTQAHSPPTQYSPPTQGHPPPIQVHPPPRQYSPPIQGHPPPIQYPPPTQIHPPPTQTPPQRQYPPPTQAHSPPTQYSPPTQAHPPPRQYPPPIQAHPPPRQYSPPTQGHPPPTLTHPPPRQCPPPTQTHPPPTQTPPPRQYPPPTQAHPPPRLYPPPIQAHPPPTQTHPPPTQYPPPTQAHPPPTQTHPPSRQYSPPIQTHPPPMQYTPPTKGCEPPTQAHPPPRQYSPPTQTHPPPTQYSPPTQSHPPPMQYSPPTQIHPQPPQSPPSYGPPYQYPPPSGGYSPPYFAVSVP is encoded by the coding sequence ATGAAGTTGTTTGCTTTGCTTCCACAAATTACATTGGTGGTGCTGCTAGTGATCGCAGATCAAAGCATTGCCCTTTCGTTTGCTTCTTTAACCAATGTATATGGGAGGCAAAATGGTGATGTTAAAGCTGGCTTTTCAAAGCATTCCACTGCTCTTCAATCTGTATTCATGAAAGATGGAATGGAGTATGGTCGATCACCACCTTTATACGTGTATCCTCCTTCCTCTTTACCTCCTCAAAGTCCTCCAACGATACGATATCCACCACCATCTCAAGACTACCCACCTCCTATTTATCGACTTCCTCCTCCTATACAACTCTCACCACCTATTGAAAGTCATCCACCACCAACGCAATACTCGCCACCCGCTCAAGGTCGCACACCACCTACACAAGCTCATTCACCACCAACGCAATACCCGCCACCCACTCAAACTCATCCACCACCTACTCAAGGTTGCACACCACCTACTCAAGCTCATCCACCACCAACACAATTCACACCACCCACTCAAGCTCATCCTCCACCAAGACAATACCCACCACCTACTCAAGCTCATCCACCACCAAGGCAATACTCACCACCCACTCAAACACATCCACCACCAATGCAATACTCACCGCCAACTCAAACTCCACCAAGGCGATACCTGCCACCCACTCAAGCTCATCCTCCACCAAAGCAATACTCGCCACCCACTCAAGGCCATCCACCACCCACACAAACTCATCCTCCACCAATGCAATACCCACCACCCACTCAAACACATCCACCACCTACACAAGCTCATTCACCACCAACGCAATACCCGCCACCCACTCGAACTCATCCACCACCTACTCAAGGTTGCACACCACCTACTCAAGCTCATCCTCCACCTAGACAATACCCACCACCCACTCAAGCTCATCCACCACCAAGGCAATACTCGCCACCCACTCAAACACATCCACCGCCCACACAGACTCATCCTCCACCAAGGCAATACCCACCACCCACTCAAACACATCCACCACCAATGCAATACTCACCGCCAACTCAAACTCCACCTAGGCAATACCCGCCACCCACTCAAGCTCATCCTCCACCAAGGCAATACTCGCCACCCCCTCAAGGCCATCCACCACCAACTCAAACTCCTCCACAAAGGCAATACCCGCCACCCACTCAAGCTCATTCACCACCAACACAATACTCGCCACCTACTCAAGGCCATCCGCCACCCATTCAAGTTCATCCTCCACCAAGGCAGTACTCGCCACCCATTCAAGGCCATCCACCACCAATACAATACCCACCACCCACTCAAATACATCCACCGCCAACTCAAACTCCTCCACAAAGGCAATACCCGCCACCCACTCAAGCTCATTCACCACCAACACAATACTCGCCACCTACTCAAGGCCATCCGCCACCCATTCAAGTTCATCCTCCACCAAGGCAGTACTCGCCACCCATTCAAGGCCATCCACCACCAATACAATACCCACCACCCACTCAAATACATCCACCGCCAACTCAAACTCCTCCACAAAGGCAATACCCGCCACCCACTCAAGCTCATTCACCACCAACACAATACTCGCCACCCACTCAAGCTCATCCTCCACCAAGGCAATACCCACCACCCATTCAAGCTCATCCACCACCAAGGCAATACTCGCCACCCACTCAAGGCCATCCACCACCTACACTAACTCACCCTCCACCAAGGCAATGCCCACCACCCACTCAAACACATCCACCACCAACTCAAACTCCTCCACCAAGGCAATACCCGCCACCCACTCAAGCACATCCACCACCAAGGCTATACCCACCACCTATTCAAGCTCATCCACCACCCACTCAAACACATCCACCGCCAACGCAATACCCGCCACCCACACAAGCTCATCCGCCACCCACTCAAACCCATCCACCATCAAGGCAATACTCACCACCCATTCAAACACATCCACCACCAATGCAATACACGCCACCCACTAAAGGTTGTGAACCACCTACTCAAGCTCATCCTCCACCGAGGCAATACTCACCTCCAACTCAAACTCATCCACCACCAACCCAATACTCGCCGCCCACTCAAAGTCATCCACCACCAATGCAGTACTCACCACCTACTCAAATTCATCCGCAGCCTCCTCAATCTCCCCCTAGCTATGGACCACCTTATCAATATCCTCCACCTTCAGGTGGCTATTCTCCTCCATACTTTGCCGTCTCCGTACCATAA